In one window of Longimicrobiaceae bacterium DNA:
- a CDS encoding BTAD domain-containing putative transcriptional regulator, with product MLRLLTLGELRLLDADGALVLAGRRKELALLAYLARRSPASVPRAELATLLWGERGEERARQSLRQAVLALRNCVGDAITATPERVGIAPGTVELDAAAFEEEVASGRLETAVRRWKGDFLIAADDAGGEAYRVWVDGERAKLRRLLESALERWAAEAEVRGDWRAMAERAAHWAESFPLDVRPHASLVTALHLDGRTDEALAQHAAFAARLRLETGDEPPDDWVRLGDRIERERRAAPP from the coding sequence GTGCTTCGCCTGCTGACACTCGGCGAGCTGCGGCTCCTGGACGCGGACGGGGCGCTCGTGCTGGCCGGACGGCGCAAGGAGCTGGCTCTCCTCGCCTACCTGGCGCGCCGCTCCCCCGCCTCCGTGCCCCGCGCGGAGCTGGCCACCCTGCTCTGGGGCGAGCGCGGAGAGGAGCGCGCGCGGCAGTCGCTCCGGCAGGCGGTGCTGGCGCTCAGGAACTGCGTGGGCGACGCGATCACCGCGACCCCGGAGCGCGTCGGGATCGCGCCCGGCACCGTGGAGCTCGACGCGGCTGCCTTCGAGGAGGAGGTCGCCTCCGGTCGGCTGGAGACCGCGGTCCGCCGCTGGAAGGGAGACTTCCTCATCGCCGCGGACGACGCGGGGGGAGAGGCGTACCGCGTCTGGGTGGACGGGGAGCGCGCGAAGCTGCGGCGCCTCCTGGAGAGCGCGCTGGAGCGCTGGGCGGCGGAAGCGGAGGTCCGGGGAGACTGGCGCGCGATGGCGGAGCGCGCGGCGCACTGGGCGGAGAGCTTCCCGCTGGACGTGCGCCCCCATGCGTCGCTGGTCACGGCGCTGCACCTGGACGGGAGGACGGACGAGGCGCTGGCGCAGCACGCCGCGTTCGCGGCGCGCCTGCGCCTTGAGACGGGGGACGAGCCGCCCGACGACTGGGTCCGGCTCGGCGACCGGATCGAGCGGGAGCGGCGGGCGGCCCCTCCTC
- a CDS encoding DUF4870 domain-containing protein, with protein MSEHPVPAQSTGLAPNVAGALAYLLGPLTGVVFFLIEKESRFVRFHAAQSIVVGIAMVVASIVLSVLGAVLAVVPVIGWLIGLLLSMAFGFGSFVLWIVLMFKAFQGEEWEVPLVGAQAHRLLAAPAAR; from the coding sequence ATGTCCGAACATCCTGTCCCCGCGCAGAGCACCGGCCTCGCGCCGAACGTGGCCGGCGCGCTGGCCTACCTGCTCGGCCCCCTCACCGGAGTCGTCTTCTTCCTGATCGAGAAGGAGAGCCGGTTCGTCCGCTTCCATGCCGCGCAGTCGATCGTCGTCGGGATCGCCATGGTGGTCGCGAGCATCGTCCTCTCGGTGCTCGGCGCCGTCCTCGCCGTCGTCCCCGTCATCGGGTGGCTGATCGGCCTGCTGCTCTCGATGGCCTTCGGCTTCGGCAGCTTCGTGCTCTGGATCGTCCTCATGTTCAAGGCCTTCCAGGGGGAGGAGTGGGAGGTCCCGCTCGTGGGCGCCCAGGCCCACCGTCTCCTGGCCGCGCCGGCGGCGCGCTGA